The following proteins come from a genomic window of Salvia hispanica cultivar TCC Black 2014 chromosome 4, UniMelb_Shisp_WGS_1.0, whole genome shotgun sequence:
- the LOC125222400 gene encoding transportin-1-like isoform X1 has product MASGGEAVAWVPQEDGLREICGLLEQQVAPTADDKSVIWQKLEHYSQFPDFNNYLSFIFARAEGISVEVRQAAGLLLKNNLRSALKTMPHANQQYIKTELLPCVAAADKQIRSTAGTITSTFVQIGGVAEWPELLHALVKCLDSNDFNHMEGAMDALSKICEDVPQVLDSDISALSERPINAFIPRFLQLFQSPHATLRKLALGSVNQYVMLMPTVLHVSMDKYLQGLFLLANDPTPEVRKLVCAAFVQLIEVRSAALEPHLRNVIEYMLVVNKDQDDEVALEACEFWSAYCEAELPPENLQEFLPRLLPILLSNMAYSDDDESIVEAEEDGALPDREQDLKPRFHASRFHGSEDVEDEDDDIVNVWNLRKCSAAALDFLSNVFGDRILPTLMPIVQAKLSATGDEAWKDREAAVLALGAIGEGCINGLYPHLSQIIAFLVPLLDDKYPLIRSISCWTLSRFSKYIVEGAHQEGHDQFDKVLTGLLRRLVDDNKRVQEAACSAFATLEEEAAEELVPRLDIILQHLMWAFGKYQRRNLRIVYDALGTLADAVGGELNQPKYLEILMPPLITKWQQLSDSDKDLFPLLECFTSIAQALGTGFSQFAQPVYQRCISIIQTQQLAKANPVSAGTPYDKEFVVCCLDLLSGLTEGLGPGIESLVSQSNLRDLLLQCCVDDAYDVRQSAFALLGDLARVCPVHLHPRLAEFLDVSAKQLQNLPKLKETVSVANNACWAIGELAIKVRKEISPVVLTVVSALVLVLQHPEGLNKSLIENAAITLGRLAWVCPELVSPHMEHFMQSWCIALSMIRDDIEKEDAFRGLCAMVRANPSGALNSLLFMCKAIASWHEIRSEDLHNEVCQVLHGYKQMLKDGAWEQCMSALEPPVKDKLCKYQLQ; this is encoded by the exons ATGGCATCCGGTGGCGAAGCGGTGGCGTGGGTGCCGCAGGAGGATGGACTGAGGGAGATCTGTGGGCTTCTAGAGCAGCAGGTGGCTCCCACCGCCGATGATAAATCGGTGATTTGGCAGAAGCTAGAGCACTATTCTCAGTTCCCCGATTTCAATAATTATCTCTCCTTCATTTTCGCGCGAGCGGAG GGAATCTCGGTTGAGGTCAGGCAAGCAGCGGGCCTTCTACTGAAAAACAACCTTAGAAGTGCATTGAAAACCATGCCGCATGCAAACCAACAATATATAAAGACGGAGTTGTTACCTTGTGTGGCAGCAGCTGATAAACAAATTCGGTCTACAGCTGGGACCATTACTAGTACTTTTGTTCAGATTGGGGGAGTTGCTGAGTGGCCTGAATTGCTACATGCGCTTGTAAAGTGTTTAGATAGTAATGATTTCAATCACATGGAAGGTGCTATGGATGCTTTGTCTAAG ATTTGTGAAGATGTTCCCCAAGTACTTGATTCTGATATTTCTGCATTATCTGAACGGCCCATTAATGCTTTTATTCCTAGATTCCTTCAG CTATTCCAGTCACCGCATGCTACACTGCGAAAACTTGCCTTGGGTTCGGTGAATCAGTATGTTATGCTAATGCCTACT GTTCTACATGTGTCTATGGATAAATATTTGCAAGGTTTGTTTCTTCTTGCTAATGACCCAACTCCGGAGGTGCGGAAGCTG GTGTGTGCTGCATTTGTTCAGCTAATTGAAGTTCGTTCTGCTGCATTGGAG CCACATTTAAGGAACGTCATCGAGTATATGTTGGTAGTCAACAAAGACCAAGATGATGAAGTGGCTCTAGAGGCCTGTGAATTTTG GTCTGCCTATTGTGAAGCTGAACTGCCTCCTGAAAACTTGCAAGAGTTTTTACCACGTCTTCTTCCA ATTTTGCTTTCAAACATGGCATATTCAGATGATGATGAATCTATTGTTGAGGCCGAG GAGGACGGAGCTCTTCCAGATAGGGAGCAG GATCTGAAGCCTCGTTTTCACGCATCTCGCTTTCATGGATCGGAGGATGTGGAAGATGAG GATGATGATATCGTAAATGTATGGAACTTACGTAAATGCAGTGCAGCTGCTCTGGACTTCCTGTCCAATGTGTTTGGAGATAGGATCTTGCCCACCTTGATGCCCATTGTGCAG GCAAAGTTGTCTGCTACTGGTGATGAAGCCTGGAAAGATAGGGAAGCTGCTGTTTTAGCCCTTGGTGCAATAGGCGAGGGATGTATTAACGGCCTGTATCCACATTTGTCTCAG ATTATTGCATTTCTTGTTCCTCTCTTAGATGACAAGTATCCTCTGATAAGGAGCATCTCTTGTTGGACACTATCACGATTCAGCAAATATATTGTTGAG GGAGCTCATCAAGAAGGTCATGATCAGTTTGACAAAGTTTTGACGGGTTTACTACGAAGAttagtggatgataataagAGGGTTCAAGAAGCTGCTTGTTCGGCATTTGCAACACTTGAAGAG GAAGCTGCAGAAGAGTTGGTACCACGATTGGACATCATTCTGCAACACTTAATGTGGGCCTTTGGGAAATATCAG AGAAGGAATCTCAGAATTGTATATGATGCTCTGGGGACATTAGCAGATGCTGTTGGTGGCGAACTGAATCAG CCTAAATACCTTGAAATCTTGATGCCCCCACTGATTACAAAGTGGCAGCAGCTTTCAGACTCTGACAAAGATCTTTTCCCACTCCTTGAATGCTTTACATCAATAGCACAG GCACTGGGTACTGGATTTTCGCAGTTTGCTCAACCAGTGTATCAGAGGTGCATAAGCATCATCCAGACTCAACAACTGGCCAAG GCCAATCCTGTTTCAGCTGGCACACCATATGATAAAGAGTTCGTAGTTTGCTGTTTGGATCTTCTCTCAGGACTTACTGAGGGTCTTGGTCCTGGCATTGAGAGTTTG GTTTCACAAAGTAATTTACGAGATTTGCTGCTGCAATGCTGTGTGGATGATGCCTATGATGTCAGACAAAGTGCTTTTGCGCTGCTGGGGGACCTTGCTAGA GTCTGTCCTGTTCATTTACATCCAAGATTAGCTGAGTTCCTTGATGTTTCTGCTAAGCAATTG CAGAACCTCCCAAAGCTGAAGGAAACGGTATCTGTAGCCAACAATGCATGCTGGGCAATTGGTGAACTAGCAATAAAG GTTCGCAAAGAGATATCTCCAGTAGTTCTGACTGTGGTATCAGCTTTGGTCCTAGTACTTCAACATCCTGAG GGCCTCAATAAATCACTCATTGAGAATGCAGCCATTACACTTGGAAGGCTTGCATGGGTTTGCCCAGAACTTGTCTCACCACACATGGAGCATTTCATGCAGTCATGGTGTATTGCTTTGTCCAT GATACGAGATGACATAGAGAAGGAAGATGCTTTCAGAGGTTTATGTGCAATG GTTAGAGCAAATCCATCCGGGGCCTTAAATTCTCTTCTCTTTATGTGCAAGGCAATTGCAAGTTGGCAT GAAATAAGGAGTGAGGACCTACACAATGAAGTCTGCCAGGTGTTGCATGGGTATAAACAA ATGCTCAAGGATGGAGCATGGGAACAATGCATGTCTGCTTTGGAGCCACCTGTTAAGGATAAGCTGTGCAAATATCAACTGCAATGA
- the LOC125218967 gene encoding F-box protein PP2-A12-like yields MYSVRTHRSHTICIPIPLHTIGFPSLLCTRIRMQIRPNLIPPSNHMGSLFSLPAAAIAPSQEPGLGDLPESCVALVLGHLEPLQICRLATLNRAFRGASSADIVWESKLPVNYEDLLARVFERENASFCKRDIYARFCKANSFDGGSKKVWVDKRSGNICMSVSSNGLTINGIDDRRYWSRIPSVESRFSSVAYLQQTWWLEVDGEIEFPFPAGSYSIFFRLQLGRAHQRFGRRVCNTEHVHGWDKKPVRFQVSTSDGQQATKQCYLKEQGRWIHYHAGDFVVSSSFKSIKVKFSMTQIDCTHTKGGLCVDSVQILPAKFKGRLQHF; encoded by the exons atgtattcaGTCCGTACGCATCGATCTCACACTATATGTATTCCAATTCCACTCCACACAATTGGCTTTCCCTCTCTGCTCTGTACCAGAATCCGTATGCAAATCCGCCCAAATCTCATTCCGCCTTCAAATCACATGGGCTCATTGTTTTCGTTGCCGGCGGCGGCCATAGCCCCGTCGCAGGAGCCCGGGCTGGGGGACTTGCCGGAGAGCTGTGTGGCGTTGGTGCTGGGGCACCTCGAGCCGCTGCAGATCTGCCGGCTCGCAACGCTGAACCGAGCTTTCCGGGGAGCATCTTCTGCTGATATCGTTTGGGAGTCGAAGTTGCCGGTTAATTACGAAGATCTGCTAGCTAGGGTATTCGAAAGAGAAAACGCCTCTTTCTGCAAGAGGGATATTTATGCGAGGTTTTGCAAGGCCAATTCGTTCGATGGTGGCTCTAAG AAAGTGTGGGTGGATAAGAGGTCAGGCAACATTTGCATGTCGGTGTCTTCAAATGGATTGACGATAAATGGAATTGATGATAGGAGATATTGGAGCCGTATTCCATCTGTGGAATCAAG GTTTTCATCAGTTGCGTATCTGCAGCAAACATGGTGGCTTGAGGTTGATGGGGAGATCGAGTTCCCCTTTCCAGCAGGGTCATACAGTATATTTTTCAGATTACAACTAGGACGCGCACATCAGAGGTTTGGTCGTAGGGTTTGCAACACGGAGCATGTTCATGGCTGGGACAAGAAGCCCGTCCGGTTTCAGGTTTCGACCTCAGATGGTCAGCAAGCAACAAAACAGTGCTACTTGAAGGAGCAAGGGAGGTGGATCCATTACCACGCCGGAGATTTTGTGGTCTCCAGCTCGTTCAAATCAATCAAAGTCAAATTTTCGATGACACAAATTGATTGCACTCACACCAAAGGTGGGCTGTGTGTAGATTCTGTACAAATACTTCCTGCAAAGTTCAAAGGGAGGTTGCAGCATTTTTAA
- the LOC125222400 gene encoding transportin-1-like isoform X2, producing MASGGEAVAWVPQEDGLREICGLLEQQVAPTADDKSVIWQKLEHYSQFPDFNNYLSFIFARAEGISVEVRQAAGLLLKNNLRSALKTMPHANQQYIKTELLPCVAAADKQIRSTAGTITSTFVQIGGVAEWPELLHALVKCLDSNDFNHMEGAMDALSKICEDVPQVLDSDISALSERPINAFIPRFLQLFQSPHATLRKLALGSVNQYVMLMPTVLHVSMDKYLQGLFLLANDPTPEVRKLVCAAFVQLIEVRSAALEPHLRNVIEYMLVVNKDQDDEVALEACEFWSAYCEAELPPENLQEFLPRLLPILLSNMAYSDDDESIVEAEEDGALPDREQDLKPRFHASRFHGSEDVEDEDDDIVNVWNLRKCSAAALDFLSNVFGDRILPTLMPIVQAKLSATGDEAWKDREAAVLALGAIGEGCINGLYPHLSQIIAFLVPLLDDKYPLIRSISCWTLSRFSKYIVEGAHQEGHDQFDKVLTGLLRRLVDDNKRVQEAACSAFATLEEEAAEELVPRLDIILQHLMWAFGKYQRRNLRIVYDALGTLADAVGGELNQPKYLEILMPPLITKWQQLSDSDKDLFPLLECFTSIAQALGTGFSQFAQPVYQRCISIIQTQQLAKANPVSAGTPYDKEFVVCCLDLLSGLTEGLGPGIESLVSQSNLRDLLLQCCVDDAYDVRQSAFALLGDLARVCPVHLHPRLAEFLDVSAKQLNLPKLKETVSVANNACWAIGELAIKVRKEISPVVLTVVSALVLVLQHPEGLNKSLIENAAITLGRLAWVCPELVSPHMEHFMQSWCIALSMIRDDIEKEDAFRGLCAMVRANPSGALNSLLFMCKAIASWHEIRSEDLHNEVCQVLHGYKQVIGNTWEQCMSALEPPVKDKLCKYQLQ from the exons ATGGCATCCGGTGGCGAAGCGGTGGCGTGGGTGCCGCAGGAGGATGGACTGAGGGAGATCTGTGGGCTTCTAGAGCAGCAGGTGGCTCCCACCGCCGATGATAAATCGGTGATTTGGCAGAAGCTAGAGCACTATTCTCAGTTCCCCGATTTCAATAATTATCTCTCCTTCATTTTCGCGCGAGCGGAG GGAATCTCGGTTGAGGTCAGGCAAGCAGCGGGCCTTCTACTGAAAAACAACCTTAGAAGTGCATTGAAAACCATGCCGCATGCAAACCAACAATATATAAAGACGGAGTTGTTACCTTGTGTGGCAGCAGCTGATAAACAAATTCGGTCTACAGCTGGGACCATTACTAGTACTTTTGTTCAGATTGGGGGAGTTGCTGAGTGGCCTGAATTGCTACATGCGCTTGTAAAGTGTTTAGATAGTAATGATTTCAATCACATGGAAGGTGCTATGGATGCTTTGTCTAAG ATTTGTGAAGATGTTCCCCAAGTACTTGATTCTGATATTTCTGCATTATCTGAACGGCCCATTAATGCTTTTATTCCTAGATTCCTTCAG CTATTCCAGTCACCGCATGCTACACTGCGAAAACTTGCCTTGGGTTCGGTGAATCAGTATGTTATGCTAATGCCTACT GTTCTACATGTGTCTATGGATAAATATTTGCAAGGTTTGTTTCTTCTTGCTAATGACCCAACTCCGGAGGTGCGGAAGCTG GTGTGTGCTGCATTTGTTCAGCTAATTGAAGTTCGTTCTGCTGCATTGGAG CCACATTTAAGGAACGTCATCGAGTATATGTTGGTAGTCAACAAAGACCAAGATGATGAAGTGGCTCTAGAGGCCTGTGAATTTTG GTCTGCCTATTGTGAAGCTGAACTGCCTCCTGAAAACTTGCAAGAGTTTTTACCACGTCTTCTTCCA ATTTTGCTTTCAAACATGGCATATTCAGATGATGATGAATCTATTGTTGAGGCCGAG GAGGACGGAGCTCTTCCAGATAGGGAGCAG GATCTGAAGCCTCGTTTTCACGCATCTCGCTTTCATGGATCGGAGGATGTGGAAGATGAG GATGATGATATCGTAAATGTATGGAACTTACGTAAATGCAGTGCAGCTGCTCTGGACTTCCTGTCCAATGTGTTTGGAGATAGGATCTTGCCCACCTTGATGCCCATTGTGCAG GCAAAGTTGTCTGCTACTGGTGATGAAGCCTGGAAAGATAGGGAAGCTGCTGTTTTAGCCCTTGGTGCAATAGGCGAGGGATGTATTAACGGCCTGTATCCACATTTGTCTCAG ATTATTGCATTTCTTGTTCCTCTCTTAGATGACAAGTATCCTCTGATAAGGAGCATCTCTTGTTGGACACTATCACGATTCAGCAAATATATTGTTGAG GGAGCTCATCAAGAAGGTCATGATCAGTTTGACAAAGTTTTGACGGGTTTACTACGAAGAttagtggatgataataagAGGGTTCAAGAAGCTGCTTGTTCGGCATTTGCAACACTTGAAGAG GAAGCTGCAGAAGAGTTGGTACCACGATTGGACATCATTCTGCAACACTTAATGTGGGCCTTTGGGAAATATCAG AGAAGGAATCTCAGAATTGTATATGATGCTCTGGGGACATTAGCAGATGCTGTTGGTGGCGAACTGAATCAG CCTAAATACCTTGAAATCTTGATGCCCCCACTGATTACAAAGTGGCAGCAGCTTTCAGACTCTGACAAAGATCTTTTCCCACTCCTTGAATGCTTTACATCAATAGCACAG GCACTGGGTACTGGATTTTCGCAGTTTGCTCAACCAGTGTATCAGAGGTGCATAAGCATCATCCAGACTCAACAACTGGCCAAG GCCAATCCTGTTTCAGCTGGCACACCATATGATAAAGAGTTCGTAGTTTGCTGTTTGGATCTTCTCTCAGGACTTACTGAGGGTCTTGGTCCTGGCATTGAGAGTTTG GTTTCACAAAGTAATTTACGAGATTTGCTGCTGCAATGCTGTGTGGATGATGCCTATGATGTCAGACAAAGTGCTTTTGCGCTGCTGGGGGACCTTGCTAGA GTCTGTCCTGTTCATTTACATCCAAGATTAGCTGAGTTCCTTGATGTTTCTGCTAAGCAATTG AACCTCCCAAAGCTGAAGGAAACGGTATCTGTAGCCAACAATGCATGCTGGGCAATTGGTGAACTAGCAATAAAG GTTCGCAAAGAGATATCTCCAGTAGTTCTGACTGTGGTATCAGCTTTGGTCCTAGTACTTCAACATCCTGAG GGCCTCAATAAATCACTCATTGAGAATGCAGCCATTACACTTGGAAGGCTTGCATGGGTTTGCCCAGAACTTGTCTCACCACACATGGAGCATTTCATGCAGTCATGGTGTATTGCTTTGTCCAT GATACGAGATGACATAGAGAAGGAAGATGCTTTCAGAGGTTTATGTGCAATG GTTAGAGCAAATCCATCCGGGGCCTTAAATTCTCTTCTCTTTATGTGCAAGGCAATTGCAAGTTGGCAT GAAATAAGGAGTGAGGACCTACACAATGAAGTCTGCCAGGTGTTGCATGGGTATAAACAAGTAA TAGGAAATA CATGGGAACAATGCATGTCTGCTTTGGAGCCACCTGTTAAGGATAAGCTGTGCAAATATCAACTGCAATGA